The following are encoded together in the Streptomyces flavofungini genome:
- a CDS encoding asparagine synthase-related protein — translation MRWLVGWSSTTTGPSVGAAAVGTAGATGADGETLHPVGSQLLWGDPDPLWAVGDWRPDEVRTVKADDRTRIAVLGTCGASDEELRVSLFAARGGALRHLTAWPGSYTAVVQVGRRVMIAGDLAGARPVFFTPWAGGTAYATAALPLADLVEANLDIGHLAALLAAPDVPEALQDSTPYQDVRRVPPGHALILRAGAREIAGYEPVASLAVAAPAADEAGALDGVRDALVEAVRARLRAPRHVPGTDIDPGPVPGMGPAERRAARGMPVPGIGADLSGGPASGTLALLAAGLPGMPGTVLGHGTGAGERLLAVTFNDLVSGGREAELERAGAIAANPRLHHVVVAAGEEALPYADLDGPLTDEPSAVIVTAQRHRARLAAGSADHFTGYGARQVLDAHPARLADLLMDRKRRHLVRPVTALAKAEGSVMVPARVYGAARKLARTTHRAGVQSLADRLLHRHFEEPGGAVGASLAALAWARPGPAARWLTGEALAEVSVRLQEAATRPGPGPGQRPGEFRARAALFRHAADLRVLEQAAEVRFQRLHAPFLDNQVVRACRALPESLRVRPGARAAILRSALEGAGVTELPPGWGAPSHASAAAAARTGLRVAVQGLVDLFDTPLLAQAGLVEARVVRKALRAAADGEPLPLDGLADLVSTEIWLRRLLARRGTCWTGTPARQRAVPTGSVVPERGALGAGR, via the coding sequence ATGCGGTGGTTGGTGGGGTGGAGCAGTACCACCACTGGACCCTCTGTGGGCGCTGCCGCCGTCGGCACGGCGGGTGCCACCGGTGCCGACGGCGAGACACTGCACCCCGTGGGGTCCCAGCTGCTCTGGGGCGACCCGGACCCGCTGTGGGCGGTGGGTGACTGGCGCCCCGACGAGGTCCGCACGGTGAAGGCCGACGACCGGACCCGCATCGCGGTGCTCGGCACCTGCGGCGCCAGCGACGAGGAGCTGCGGGTCAGTCTGTTCGCCGCGCGCGGCGGCGCCCTGCGCCACCTGACGGCCTGGCCCGGCAGCTACACCGCCGTCGTCCAGGTCGGCCGCCGCGTGATGATCGCCGGTGACCTCGCGGGCGCGCGCCCCGTGTTCTTCACCCCGTGGGCGGGCGGCACGGCGTACGCCACGGCCGCGCTGCCGCTCGCCGACCTCGTCGAGGCCAACCTGGACATCGGGCACCTCGCGGCGCTGCTCGCGGCCCCCGACGTCCCGGAGGCGCTGCAGGACTCCACCCCGTACCAGGACGTGCGCCGCGTGCCCCCCGGGCATGCCCTCATCCTCCGCGCGGGCGCACGTGAGATCGCCGGGTACGAGCCCGTCGCCTCGCTCGCCGTCGCGGCCCCCGCGGCCGACGAGGCGGGCGCGCTCGACGGGGTCAGGGACGCCCTCGTCGAGGCCGTACGCGCACGGCTGCGCGCACCCCGGCACGTACCCGGCACGGACATCGACCCCGGGCCCGTGCCCGGCATGGGGCCCGCCGAGCGGCGGGCCGCGCGCGGCATGCCCGTGCCCGGCATCGGAGCCGACCTCTCCGGAGGGCCCGCCTCGGGAACCCTCGCTCTCCTTGCCGCCGGTCTCCCCGGGATGCCCGGCACCGTCCTCGGGCACGGCACGGGCGCCGGTGAGCGGCTCCTCGCCGTCACCTTCAACGACCTCGTGTCCGGCGGCCGCGAGGCCGAACTGGAGCGCGCGGGCGCCATCGCCGCCAACCCCCGGCTGCACCACGTCGTCGTCGCGGCGGGCGAGGAGGCCCTGCCCTACGCCGACCTCGACGGCCCGCTCACCGACGAGCCCAGCGCCGTCATCGTCACCGCCCAACGCCACCGCGCGCGGCTCGCCGCGGGCAGCGCCGACCACTTCACCGGCTACGGCGCGCGGCAGGTGCTCGACGCCCATCCGGCGCGCCTCGCCGACCTGTTGATGGACCGCAAGCGTCGGCACCTGGTCCGGCCCGTCACCGCCCTCGCCAAGGCCGAGGGCTCCGTCATGGTCCCCGCGCGCGTGTACGGCGCCGCCCGCAAGCTCGCCCGTACGACGCACCGCGCGGGCGTGCAGTCCCTCGCCGACCGACTGCTCCACCGCCACTTCGAGGAGCCCGGCGGGGCCGTGGGCGCCTCGCTCGCCGCCCTGGCCTGGGCCAGACCGGGGCCTGCCGCGCGCTGGCTGACCGGCGAGGCCCTCGCTGAAGTATCGGTTCGCCTCCAGGAGGCGGCGACGCGGCCGGGGCCCGGGCCCGGGCAGCGCCCCGGTGAGTTCCGCGCGCGTGCGGCGCTCTTCCGGCACGCGGCGGACCTGCGCGTCCTGGAGCAGGCCGCCGAGGTCCGCTTCCAGCGGCTGCACGCGCCGTTCCTCGACAACCAGGTCGTACGCGCCTGCCGGGCGCTGCCGGAGTCCCTGCGGGTGCGGCCCGGGGCGCGCGCCGCGATCCTGCGCAGCGCGCTCGAAGGCGCCGGCGTCACCGAACTCCCGCCCGGCTGGGGCGCACCCTCGCACGCCTCCGCTGCCGCCGCCGCCCGCACCGGCCTGCGGGTCGCCGTGCAGGGCCTCGTCGACCTCTTCGACACGCCCCTGCTCGCCCAGGCCGGCCTCGTCGAGGCCCGCGTCGTCCGCAAGGCCCTGCGGGCCGCGGCCGACGGCGAACCCCTGCCCCTGGACGGCCTCGCCGACCTCGTCTCCACCGAGATCTGGCTCCGCCGCCTCCTCGCCCGCCGCGGCACCTGCTGGACCGGCACGCCCGCCCGCCAGCGCGCCGTGCCGACGGGGTCCGTCGTCCCGGAACGGGGAGCGCTGGGGGCGGGCCGCTAG